In Candidatus Hydrogenedentota bacterium, one genomic interval encodes:
- a CDS encoding deoxyhypusine synthase family protein has translation MPSTQLPILEFVLGNYKNFNARATRDALVAYWRHVEGGGKMFWAVAGAMSSAQLGITLAPAIRAGLIHGLSVTGANLEESLFRLVAHEHYKDFPEYRYMRKEDDTRILEDRMRRVTDTSIPEDEAFRVVEKYIVPRWKAATAAGERLLWHEYFYELVNQIEAEKRTGDPDACWLLAAADHKLPIVVPGHEDSTFGNIFASYVKTGDCSASIAKSGIEYMAWFYDVYGELSEGPGVGFFQIGGGIAGDFPICVVPSIKYDLEQEAKPWAYFCQISDSTTSYGSYSGATPNEKITWDKLTEDTPMFVVESDATIVAPLMLRALMECKAHPAEANALIGAMA, from the coding sequence GTGCCATCCACCCAGCTCCCCATCCTCGAGTTCGTACTCGGCAACTACAAGAATTTCAATGCGCGCGCCACGCGGGACGCGCTGGTGGCCTATTGGCGGCATGTGGAGGGCGGCGGCAAAATGTTTTGGGCCGTCGCGGGCGCCATGTCGTCGGCGCAGCTCGGCATCACGCTGGCCCCGGCCATTCGCGCGGGCCTGATCCATGGCCTCTCGGTGACGGGTGCGAACCTGGAAGAGTCCCTCTTCCGTCTGGTCGCTCACGAACATTACAAGGATTTCCCCGAATACCGCTACATGCGGAAGGAAGACGACACGCGGATTCTGGAGGATCGGATGCGCCGGGTGACGGACACGTCCATCCCCGAAGACGAAGCCTTTCGCGTGGTGGAAAAGTACATCGTACCGCGTTGGAAGGCGGCGACGGCGGCGGGCGAACGCCTCTTGTGGCACGAATACTTCTATGAGCTGGTAAACCAGATCGAGGCCGAAAAGCGCACGGGCGATCCCGATGCGTGCTGGCTGCTGGCGGCGGCGGATCACAAGCTCCCCATCGTCGTTCCCGGCCACGAGGATTCGACCTTCGGCAACATTTTCGCCTCTTATGTGAAGACGGGTGATTGCAGCGCGTCCATCGCAAAATCCGGCATCGAATACATGGCGTGGTTCTATGACGTCTACGGCGAACTCTCCGAAGGCCCCGGCGTGGGCTTCTTCCAGATCGGCGGCGGCATCGCGGGCGACTTCCCCATCTGCGTGGTGCCTTCGATCAAATACGATCTCGAACAGGAAGCCAAGCCCTGGGCCTATTTCTGCCAGATCTCGGACTCTACGACTTCTTACGGCTCCTACAGCGGCGCGACGCCGAACGAGAAGATCACCTGGGACAAGCTCACGGAAGACACGCCCATGTTCGTGGTGGAATCGGACGCGACCATCGTCGCCCCCCTGATGCTGCGCGCGCTGATGGAATGCAAGGCTCATCCGGCGGAAGCGAATGCCCTGATCGGCGCAATGGCATAA